The Eptesicus fuscus isolate TK198812 chromosome 20, DD_ASM_mEF_20220401, whole genome shotgun sequence genome contains the following window.
CAAGGCTTAATCCTTATGAAGCCAGAGTTTCCTATGGGTGAAAATCCCAGCACCTTCTAAACCGAAGATTGAACTCAATTAAAAGCTAATGAaagattaataattattttcttgggcATTGcccttttcttgtttatttgtacccattttatttaaatggagCCCAAAATGTTTTCTATACTAATTTGTAAAGCAATGAATCCTACTTTCTGGCTACTCAAGGACTTAAACAGCAATATATATCAGACAACAGTACAGAAGGACAATTACTCCAAACACTCTGGGATCAAATTCTACTTAGATTTAAGGTTTATTATGATTAGTGAAGGAAGGAGATTCTGAAACAATTATGACACACCCATTATAAGAGCTTATTAAAGTGATGCTCctcccaaattaaaatttaagataGCAAAAAAGCAAGAGTTCCATGAGACCTGAGAGCTTGTTCACAATAAAATTTCTGAGACAATTTAATTTGTTAAAAAAGGAACAGGTAACTAAAAaactgtgtctataacagaatcCAGGTTGCTTTTATAAAGTAATCCTGCAAATGTTATTTCATAACAGCTTTACAGCACAAGAGAAGCGGTATTTGCTACCATTATCCATAAGCTTCAACCAAAGTTACAGTACAGGATAAAGATAGCTAAGTGTGGCTCTTTGCTGAGGTCACATTGAGCTGCGAGCGGCTTCAGGGGCGTCTTTAGGAATCAGCAACATGGCAGAAGACATCAAGACCAAATTCAAGAAGTACCAGACTGCTCCTTTTGACAGCTGCTTCCCCAACCAGAACCAGACGAGGAACTGTTGGCAGAACTACCTGGACTCCCACCACTGTGAGAAGGCAATGACTGCTAAAGGGGGCGATGTCTCCGTGTCTGAGTGGCATCGGCGTGTGTACACGTGCCTATGCCCCATATCCTGGGTTTCGGCCTGGAATGACCACCGGGCAGAAGGCACGTTTCCTGGGAAGATCTGAACTGGGCATCCTCCATCCTTCTCCCAGGGAGGTGAAGGGGGGCCTGGGTATATCCCACCCTAGAATCCTGAATCATGGCTTAATAATAAATACTTGTGGGAAAAATGTAAGACTGTGTATGTGTAAAAGAGCTGGATTACTAAGCAAGAACCTGGGTTGAAAATAGTACCTGGACCAGTAAGAGGGGCTTCAGAgtgagtattttttaattttgttttgtttttaatttttgttttatcaaaATTTGACCACCTTCTCTGTGCCAGACAATAGAATGATTATATGAAATAACCTTAAGTACCTGTATATgctgaagtatatatatatatatgttcccTTAATTGtcagataaattttaaaacttttcttagataatgaaaatagtttaataaaaacacatatatgcctggctggtgtggctcagtggttgagtgttgaccagtgaaccaggaggtcacagttcgattcccagtcggggcatatgcccagtttgcgggtttgatccccagtgtgggtcgtgcaggaggcacctgatcaatgattctctctaatcattgatgtttctatctctccctctcccttcctctctgaaatcaataaaaaaagtatttaaaaaaaaagaaagatagctAAGTGTGCATGTAGGCTTTTTTCCCCACGTTTTCAACTCTGGGAAGATTTCTAGTCTCATCTTACTGAGAGGCAAGCAACTTTCAAACTTTATCAGTTTAGAAGATCTTCATAATTTTCTAAACCATACTATTATTAACACCCAGATTAGAAGCAAGGGATCTTTCATCCATTCTGTGGCTTTCACccattgtgtgcatgtgtggtcaCTGCTATTCAGACAGAGCCCCCAGGGCAGTATAGTAGAGGTCTGCTTCCATTTTGCAAACTTACTAGGTATAAAAGCCTGAGGAAGACCAACTCTGTCTAAGCAAAGAGACATTTCTCACTCAAATCCATTTCACCTGCTTACCTCCCATGATGTATTGGCAAGTGTTTGCGATGGATTCCGTGACTTCCTTCCACAAAAGCATTGGGAGGCTTGTGGTACACAGAGGCCAAAGAACCAATGTGGCAGATTAGCTCATCCAGCAGAGTTGGCTCAATAAGATCTGTCTCCTCAGAGATCAGTGGCTTCTCAGACAAGACTACTTCTTTGGCTGTGACAGGGTCGGTTGAGAGAAGCCGCCAATAAATATAGCCCCTATCTCGAAGGTCAGGATTATCAGAATCCTAatgaaaagagaaaggcaagaaggttTAAATGAAGCTGTTCAGAAACTCAAACTGCCAGATTTATTATCAAGGCAATGCTGTAGTGACTTACACACTGTGGCTCTTAAGGCTCAACTTAGACTCAATACAGTTTTAATAGTCCTAATTCTATTAACTCTATGTTTCAATGAATCTAAACATAAATTGAGATGGGTTACTCTTAAAATTCAAAGCCAAGTtgggaaaagcaaaataaagttgAATCTAGTAAAAATTAATTGGTGAAATGGCTTTGggagataaaaatgttttttaactgCTATAATATTAGCAGAATTATTCATGAAATACATCTTATATATTTCACCCATACCTTCTTTCTTCACTCAAATATTTAAGTATCTCCTATGGAGACACTGTCTAGACCCTGGAAATAGAGATAACAAACAACAGTGTCTGACTTTAATGAGCTCACAGAGTACTAATTATTACAATTTAGTATGAGATGTGACTATTTTCTGTTAAAAGAGAGCACATGGTGACACTTGAAACTTAATGGACTTGTTTTTCTGTGgtagttttaaaacaatttctacaTGCTCAtcactaaaaaaatgttttatcaatGCCACATCATGATTTAGAagtgtggaatataaaaataagtctCTCCCAATCATCTGGCCCTTCCCCACCTTTAACTCCCCATCCCCAAAATAGCCATGTTAAGTGTGTTACTTATCTTTCCAGACAGCTCCCACACATTCGcgtatttattttatacaaaacCAGTTTCATACTATATATACTGCTCTGCAAGTTGCTTTCCACATTGGCACATACAGCTGTAGTCTGCCACTGTATATGTAGCACTCATTATTTACTGGTgccctactgatggacatttagattattgtctgtctatctatctatctatctatctatctatctatctatctatctatctatctatcatctatctttgtGATCATTaaaaagtggcaataaatatcCTGGTATGTACCTCTGAGAGTTAAGTCTATATGGTGGCATTTATTTATGCACAAGTTGTTCCAGTGGTATGTTATTAAAAGCAACAAGTCCTTGTTtcaatttttgtatttaaaactcACATACAAAAATAGTTTCTTTATACTAGGCCAGTTTGAAGGCTTCCACATGAGTTTATAAGATGAACAGGTTCATTATTTAGCCACCTAACGCACATGTAATTTAGCTCAATACCAGCAATGATCCAGGTGGTTTTAACTACATAGTTTTAAGTGGTTTTTCTTAGTCATATATTGTTGGTACTTACCAGCCATAAATATTGGGTTCTTATTTTACAAACTTGAGAAAAATATCCCAACATCCAGTGAAAAAGAGTTATATAAATGTGGTTGTCCTTTTATGCTAACTACTCAGATACCATTAATTGTACAGAAAAGGCAAGCTCAGAGAAACTGCTTAATGATTATTTATAGccaaatatgaaataatatccACAATGATCTTAAAATTACTAAGGTCACTTATACATGCTGGCTTATACACAATAGTGCTTTTGGCCGGGAAAGCAGGAATGGGTATTCTCAGTCATTCTTAACTTTCAGACTAGAAAAGCAGCATAACACAGTGGATAAGGTCAAAGACTCTGGAACCAGGCTACCTTGATTTGAGTCCTAGCTCTACCCCATACTAACTGGGCCTATCtgtctccgtttcctcatctataaaatagaatagTAGCAGTATACAAAAATGCATTTAAGGCTAGAGAACATAAATTAGAATCAGGAAGATAAATGCATGCCACAATGACCTACACATTTTCTACAGGAGATCCTTACATTTGATTCTAAGGTTTTGAACAactgatataaaaaagaaatctagtCAGGTAAGTAATTCAGAGGGTCAGGTAAGTACACACCAATGCATAGGAAAATCTAAAACTGGTTAGGAATTTGTTTGATGGAGCctcataaagaagaaaacaatgaaatgaacAATGATTTTGATAACAACAGGTCCAAACAGGATAGCTTCCATGACAACACTTACTACAGGATGATGGTATCAGTATGGGGTGGGCAacagtagatttacagttgtgggtatgcgaaacacagagttaataaagctattgtaataatcataacctgatgtcttttccatgtgaacaactgtaCTAGTATAAccgtaaacctatttttgcctaaCCCTGTACATAAGtcactgtttttatattttacagatcTAAAGACTGGTGAAACCTTCCAATTAAAACCTCCACAAATGGGGAGTTTCATAATTTCCTATAATTTAAAATCAACCTCATGCTTTTTCCAGATTTCTTACCTGTGTTGCCAAACTCAAGACCTGCTGTACCAGCTCCTGTGTTTCTGATGGTTTTTTGAGAAACAGCTTCACTATGGCAGTAAGCAGAGTGAGCTGCACCTAAGCAGACATAATTTAATAGTTAAAGTGAAAGACATTAGCATTATTCATAGCATCATTTCCAAAATAATATTTCCAAAATGAATTACTATGGGGTCTTTCTGATTTTGATTAAGAGACAAAGATTAAAACTGAGCCAATATCAACAATAGCAGTCAAAGGTATCCATCAACTGAaaacacaatggactactatttCCAAATTGCATTTTTGGCATCAAAATTACTTATCTGTTTCTGACCCAGATAATTACCTATATTTCTGAAAGTACATGCTAACATTGTGATGATAATAAAATTGGTTCCTGACCAAgtcctttattatttacttacacCAAAAGCTACAACattgatgcatatatgcataacccatggacacagacaatagggtggtgaaggggcagggggctggggcaggctaTAGGGAGGGGGtcagatggggggaagggggacatatgtaatactttcaacaataatgatttaaataaataaataaataaaataaaaactggggGAGAAAGAAGCAACTACAACTTTGGGAGAACTAGGGAATCATCTGTCATACTGGGACAAGGGCAGAGACAGAATTATGCCAGATCACAGCCAAGTAAGAGTGGGGTGCTGAGCCACAAAGCTACTGGCTTATATGTGTTCCTCATACAGGCCGATTAAAAATACTGGTGACCCTGGCCAGTtctgctcagtgattagagtgtcggcctgcacaccaaagggtcacacaTTCAATTATCAGTCAAGCgcacgtacctcggttacaggcttgaaccccagcccatgttggggcatgtgcaggaggtaaccaattgatgtgtctctctcacattaatgtttctctctctcttccctctccctccccgcctctctctctaaaataaataaataaataaataaataaataaataaataaataaataaaataaaattagaaatactgGTGGATTACTTACATAAACTTTAAATTGCAGTGAGTACAACTGCTAGGGGGTAAGGATTTAATAATTTATCTGCTTCTCTGGGCTTCGGCCCTAAGGTCAGGTCTCTCACTTTTGGTACAGGAGCGATAAAATGGAAAGGAATCTAATCATGCAAAGAGAATCTTTTCATACTGTACATGCCAGCCCTTACCGAAGTCCCAGGTGAAAACACCCACTATAGTAAGCTGTTAACTATTACTAACAGGAATGGGTAATCATCTTTGGGTGGCAGAAAATGAAAAAGTGGTAACTACTGCTCTAAGCCAGTAGTTGTCAAAGTGTGGTTCTAGAGCtgcagcaccaccaccaccaccacccccacactGAGCCTTGTGAGAAAGGAAAATGCTTATTAGGCCCATCTCAGACCTACTAAGGCAGAAACTCTAGGGATAGAGGCCCATCAACCTGTGCTTTAACAAGTTTTCCAGGTATTTCTGAGGCTCAAtaaagtttgaggaccactgGTCCAAGTTAAGTCAATTTGGTTCCACCAGAAATCAGCGTAACTAAAATAACTCGACccttggggagaaaaaaatatatataaacctcTCTCACATGAAACTACTGAACATTTACTTTCCCTAAAATCTTCCCCAAAAGATCTATGACACAGGATATAGATGAAAACATACCTGGGTGCTCTCATCATGAAAACCCTCCAGGAAGCTCTCTAGTAACTCATCTGCATTGTCAATTCGTTCAGCATATTCTCCCACAATCCAAATCATAGCTGCTCGAGCGTCTGGTTCATCCAGCGAGTCTAAGTTCTCACACAGAGTGGCAATGATACTTTCATACCTGATACAACAATGAGGGCAAAACTAAGAACTGTACTAAATAATAAAGGTTACAGGTAAAACCACAGACAAGGACAGACAAGGTACTCTAAACCTAGCCACCAAAATATAGAGGCTTTTCAGTACAGgattataaatgtattaaaatttccTTCAATTATGTTTAATAAATAGACCTTAAATGCTTATAAAAGCTCATCAAATATTCCTTTCACAAGGAAAAATTAACCTGTGCTATAAGGTAATACCACTACCGATATTTCTAAAAATCTTTCTTACATGATCAGAGAATTTTCCTATCTATTATTCCATTTTGCCTTCATGGTAGATGAACAAATTCCACTCCACTTTTAGGAAAATGGAGTTAGATAACAGTATCCAGACTAAAAACAGTAATTTTGTCCCTTAATCcacatctctcttttttaaaaaaatgtttttattgatttttagagagagaggaaggacagggatatagagatagaaacatggatcagctgccccctactggagatcaagcctgcaacccaggtatgtgccctgactttttgtttcatgggtcgatgctcaaccactgagcaacactggccaggcaatccACATCTCTTTTTATAGAGATCTTTATGGTCTTTTCTCCCAAAATACCTGCACTAATgtttttctccaaagaaacaagtaattcaaatatttatttttaattttataggtATACAGCTCACTCACTTTTACCATGTTGAATCCATCTCCTCGGCTAATATAGTTTTAAACATCAAAAtgacattatcctatctaataaaagagtaatatgcaaattaaccatcactccactacaccaacaagctgtgcccaccaaccaatcaggagcgagtatgcaaattaacccaaccaagatggctgcggccacggagagaacaggagggagccttgggtttccccggtgatggaggaagccaagctttctgcacaccctggccggcccaggcctctgcttaaggctacaaagtttcaattatagaagattaaccttttgccctcagatgtcgagtgtgactcgacacggttagcatcgagattaaaattactctttgaatgtatcagtaatttgaaatataaaaaaaatccaaataaataagtttgtatgaataGAAAcgccagttttttattctactgccgcgctttgtaaaatctggggtatttaaaaaattcaatccagagtagaataaaggaatcgagaaaaaagcaagcgagtgcaaagggttaataaatccgaacagaaatggctgctgccacggagtgagcagaaggcttggctccactccaggctacaaaatttcaattgtagaagataaactaatcccagataccagggcctccgcttgggtcgccgggggggggcatggccggcctgcaaaccaccacaagcccctcacccaggccaccccatgccccaagggaaccgggacacccttcagggtaaaccagctggcccccacccgtgcaccaggcctctatcctatctaataaaagagtaatatgcaggttgaccatcactccaacacacaagatggctggccccatgtggtcaaagatcctgccctcatgtggacacaagttggccaccaaaagatggccagcaggggagggcagttgggagggaccaggcctgcaagggagggcagttgtgggcgatcaggccagcaggggaggacagttgggagggaccaggcctgcaagggagggcagttgggggcaatgaagcctacaggagagggcagttaggggtgaccaggccggcagaggagggaagttgggggcaaacaggctggcaggggagcagttagacatcaatcaggctggcaggggagtggttagggggtgatcaggctggcaggcagaaagggttaggggcaatcaggaaggcaggcaggcgagcagttgggagccagcagtcctggattgtgagagggatgtcccagactggagagggtgcaggctgggctgagggacaactccccccacccccccatgcgtgaatttcgtgcaccgggcctctagtataatatattagaTGTAGACAAATAATACACTTCATTATTTGCTCTACTTCCACTGAATAAACCAGGTTTTTGatcattctttcttaaaattaaattgtcaTAGCCCCTTACTAATATAAATCAGAAATGTACACATTTCTGTACCAATCATATTGTGATTATACATCATCCTTAATCAAGAAGTTTAGAAACCCAACATTCCTCTTTTCTGGAGAGTGGCAAAAGTATATGGTTATTTTTGCAAAATAccatttccaaaatttaaaaaatatacacaaaactagaagcctggtgcacaaaatttgtgcactcagcgggggtccctcagcctggcctgtactctcacagtctaggaaccctcgggggatgtccaactgccacagaggtgggagaggctcccaccaccctgcTGTGCTTGCCAcctatgagcccagcttctggctgagctgtgttccccctgtgggagcacaatgaccaccagggagcagctcctgcattgagcatctgccccctggtggtcagtgcgcgtcactgcgactggttgttctgccgttcagtcgatttgcatattacccttttattatataggatgattaatAAACCACTACtttgctaaaatatttcttctaattttgaGTCCaccagcaagctaacttactacTAGTTGCTTCATTTAACACTATGTTTAATAACCAACCAGAAGTTTCAGCACAAGGTATCTCTATAACTTTAAAGCAAAATGAGATTTAGGATGCTTACAAGACCTGGTCTTATTTCACTCTTTCAGATTCCTTAATTGCTTGCTTTCAAAATCaattctaaaaaatgtatttttgcttCATAAACTAAGGCCTCAATGTGAAAAATATGTGGGGTAAAAATGTAGATTTTGTAGCTATATATGTGGGAGCAACTACAATACTTCAGAAAAGACCTGAGACCCTGGTAATTTACTGTTATCTGTTCTATAATTTTCCACAAAGTACTATGTTACATGGAAAGCCCAGCTGTCACCTTCCTGGTTTTTATAGTATGGTGATCAGACAATTTAATCATCTAAACTGAGACATTTCTGAGAGTGAAAGGGGGCACAATCATTAATTATGCCAGGTAACAGGTGTAAACTGGGATTATACATGGACAATCTGAAATATATGGGTATCCTATTTAATAGTAACTTCGCCACCAAAGAATCTGGTCAACTTCAATATATGCCAATCAACAGTGCATATTTAGAGCTTCAATTCTTCTAAAAGTAATAAAGAGGATAAAAAATTAGGTTTTAATCCCTGTGCTAACTACCTTATATGTTTCTGATTTTCAATAAAGTATCCCATTATGACCAGTTA
Protein-coding sequences here:
- the LOC103297033 gene encoding cytochrome c oxidase subunit 6B1-like encodes the protein MAEDIKTKFKKYQTAPFDSCFPNQNQTRNCWQNYLDSHHCEKAMTAKGGDVSVSEWHRRVYTCLCPISWVSAWNDHRAEGTFPGKI